One window of the Anaeromyxobacter dehalogenans 2CP-C genome contains the following:
- the leuB gene encoding 3-isopropylmalate dehydrogenase, with translation MNAKIVVLPGDGIGPEVTAEAVRVLEAVARRGGHALSFTERLMGGCSIDAHGTALTPEVLADCQAADAVLLGAVGGPKWDDPRAKVRPEQGLLGLRKGLGVFANLRPVRVHPSLLDSSPLRPEKLRGVDIMVIRELTGGLYFGQPKGRDVKDGHARAVDTLEYQDFEVRRVVELAFRIAKGRKKKVTSVDKANVLESSRLWRELATAIGQANPDVALDHMLVDTAAMRLVTSPATLDVVVTENMFGDILTDEASVLAGSMGMLPSASIGEQGPGLYEPIHGSAPDIAGKGIANPVGTVLSAALLLRHSLGLEPEAAAIERAVDQTITDGCRTADLGGKLSTRAMADEILKRLA, from the coding sequence GTGAACGCGAAGATCGTGGTGCTGCCGGGCGACGGGATCGGGCCGGAGGTGACGGCCGAGGCGGTGCGGGTGCTGGAGGCGGTGGCGCGCCGGGGAGGGCACGCGCTCTCGTTCACCGAGCGGCTGATGGGCGGCTGCTCCATCGACGCGCACGGGACCGCGCTCACCCCCGAGGTGCTCGCCGACTGCCAGGCGGCCGACGCGGTGCTGCTCGGCGCGGTGGGCGGGCCGAAGTGGGACGACCCGCGCGCCAAGGTGCGTCCGGAGCAGGGGCTGCTCGGCCTGCGCAAGGGCCTCGGCGTCTTCGCGAACCTGCGCCCGGTGCGCGTCCACCCGAGCCTGCTCGACTCGTCGCCGCTCCGCCCGGAGAAGCTCCGCGGCGTGGACATCATGGTGATCCGCGAGCTGACGGGCGGCCTCTACTTCGGCCAGCCCAAGGGGCGCGACGTGAAGGACGGCCACGCGCGCGCGGTGGACACGCTCGAGTACCAGGACTTCGAGGTGCGCCGGGTGGTGGAGCTCGCGTTCCGCATCGCCAAGGGGCGCAAGAAGAAGGTCACCAGCGTGGACAAGGCGAACGTGCTCGAGTCCTCGCGGCTCTGGCGCGAGCTCGCGACCGCCATCGGGCAGGCCAACCCCGACGTCGCGCTCGACCACATGCTGGTGGACACCGCCGCCATGCGGCTCGTCACCAGCCCGGCCACCCTCGACGTGGTCGTCACCGAGAACATGTTCGGCGACATCCTCACCGACGAGGCCTCGGTGCTGGCCGGCTCGATGGGCATGCTCCCGTCCGCCTCCATCGGCGAGCAGGGCCCGGGCCTCTACGAGCCCATCCACGGCTCCGCCCCGGACATCGCGGGCAAGGGCATCGCGAACCCGGTGGGCACGGTGCTCTCCGCCGCGCTGCTGCTCCGCCACTCGCTCGGCCTCGAGCCGGAGGCGGCGGCCATCGAGCGCGCGGTGGACCAGACCATCACCGACGGCTGCCGCACCGCCGACCTGGGCGGGAAGCTCTCCACCCGCGCCATGGCCGACGAGATCCTGAAGCGGCTCGCCTGA
- the cimA gene encoding citramalate synthase, with the protein MIQIYDTTLRDGTQREGISLSCEDKLRIARRLDELGVTFIEGGWPGSNPKDAEFFERARDLPWKHARIAAFGSTCRVGGGPEDDANIRALLDAGTPACTVVGKTWTLHVTEVLRTTFDENLRIIEKSLAYLRAQGRRVIYDAEHFFDGWRADPAYALETLRAAVRGGAETLVLCDTNGGSLPWQIGETVAKVKAALGHPLGVHCHNDSECAVANSLAAVHAGAVQVQGTINGYGERCGNANLCSIIPALELKADARCLPDGKLSELYEVSHFVAEVANLAPDEHLAYVGRSAFAHKGGIHVAAMRRSATSYQHVDPEKVGNAMRVVVSELSGRGNLLSKAEEYGIAPDSIADVGAVLNEIKALESKGFAFEAAEASVAMLMRRQQPGHRAPFELVDFLVNVEHRTGRGIFSEAMVKVRVGEEVLHTAAEGNGPVDALTAALQKALVAHYPQVEELHLSDYKVRILDGQHGTAAITRVLIDMQKGPRRWSTVGASQNIIEASWIALVDAVEYGLALA; encoded by the coding sequence ATGATCCAGATCTACGACACCACGCTGCGGGACGGCACCCAGCGCGAGGGCATCTCGCTCTCGTGCGAGGACAAGCTCCGGATCGCGCGCCGGCTCGACGAGCTCGGGGTGACGTTCATCGAGGGCGGGTGGCCCGGGTCGAACCCCAAGGACGCCGAGTTCTTCGAGCGGGCCCGCGACCTGCCCTGGAAGCACGCCCGGATCGCCGCGTTCGGCTCGACCTGCCGCGTGGGCGGCGGGCCCGAGGACGACGCGAACATCCGCGCGCTCCTGGACGCCGGCACCCCCGCCTGCACGGTGGTGGGCAAGACCTGGACGCTGCACGTCACCGAGGTGCTGCGCACCACCTTCGACGAGAACCTCCGCATCATCGAGAAGAGCCTGGCGTACCTGCGCGCCCAGGGGCGGCGGGTGATCTACGACGCCGAGCACTTCTTCGACGGCTGGCGCGCGGATCCGGCCTACGCGCTCGAGACGCTCCGGGCGGCGGTGCGCGGCGGGGCCGAGACGCTGGTGCTCTGCGACACCAACGGCGGCTCGCTGCCCTGGCAGATCGGCGAGACGGTCGCGAAGGTGAAGGCCGCGCTCGGCCACCCGCTCGGCGTCCACTGCCACAACGACTCCGAGTGCGCGGTGGCGAACTCGCTCGCCGCGGTGCACGCCGGCGCGGTGCAGGTCCAGGGCACGATCAACGGCTACGGCGAGCGCTGCGGCAACGCGAACCTCTGCTCGATCATCCCGGCGCTGGAGCTGAAGGCGGACGCGCGCTGCCTGCCGGACGGCAAGCTCTCCGAGCTGTACGAGGTCTCGCACTTCGTGGCCGAGGTCGCGAACCTCGCGCCGGACGAGCACCTCGCCTACGTGGGCCGGTCCGCGTTCGCGCACAAGGGCGGGATCCACGTCGCGGCCATGCGGCGGAGCGCGACCAGCTACCAGCACGTGGACCCGGAGAAGGTCGGCAACGCCATGCGCGTCGTGGTGAGCGAGCTGTCCGGCCGCGGGAACCTGCTCTCCAAGGCGGAGGAGTACGGCATCGCGCCGGACTCGATCGCCGACGTCGGCGCGGTGCTGAACGAGATCAAGGCGCTCGAGTCGAAGGGCTTCGCGTTCGAGGCGGCCGAGGCGTCGGTGGCGATGCTGATGCGCCGCCAGCAGCCGGGCCACCGCGCGCCGTTCGAGCTGGTGGACTTCCTCGTCAACGTGGAGCACCGCACCGGCCGCGGCATCTTCTCCGAGGCGATGGTGAAGGTGCGGGTCGGCGAGGAGGTGCTGCACACCGCCGCCGAGGGCAACGGCCCGGTGGACGCGCTCACCGCGGCGCTGCAGAAGGCGCTGGTGGCGCACTACCCCCAGGTCGAGGAGCTGCACCTCTCGGACTACAAGGTCCGCATCCTCGACGGGCAGCACGGCACCGCGGCGATCACGCGGGTGCTCATCGACATGCAGAAGGGGCCGCGCCGCTGGAGCACGGTGGGCGCGAGCCAGAACATCATCGAGGCGAGCTGGATCGCGCTGGTGGACGCGGTCGAGTACGGGCTCGCGCTCGCCTGA
- a CDS encoding SIMPL domain-containing protein encodes MFRTLALAAALALAPAAPRAQPVPAAPPPASTPSPRVIAVSGEGHVSVRPDVAVLFAGVTATGKDLKRVTADTDAQLRRVLDALARAGVAGKDVQTVRHDVSVDRDWNVKGGGPGPITGYTVTDELRVKVRDLDSLGTVIERVLAAGSNTLRSLAFEKEDPTPEQGRALAAAYAVARFKAEAIARAAGVTLGEVLTVSEGGEVRPFPVMRDARVMAMKAEAAPVAAGEVEVAATVSVTFAIR; translated from the coding sequence ATGTTCCGCACCCTGGCCCTCGCAGCCGCCCTCGCCCTCGCGCCCGCCGCCCCGCGCGCCCAGCCCGTCCCGGCCGCGCCGCCGCCGGCATCCACCCCATCGCCGCGCGTCATCGCCGTCTCCGGCGAGGGGCACGTCTCGGTGCGCCCGGACGTCGCGGTGCTGTTCGCCGGCGTGACCGCCACCGGGAAGGACCTGAAGCGCGTCACCGCCGACACCGACGCCCAGCTCCGCCGCGTCCTCGACGCCCTGGCCCGCGCCGGCGTCGCCGGGAAGGACGTCCAGACCGTGCGCCACGACGTCTCGGTGGACCGCGACTGGAACGTGAAGGGCGGCGGCCCCGGGCCCATCACCGGCTACACCGTGACGGACGAGCTGCGCGTGAAGGTCCGCGACCTCGACAGCCTCGGCACGGTCATCGAGCGCGTGCTCGCGGCCGGCTCCAACACGCTGCGGTCGCTCGCGTTCGAGAAGGAGGACCCCACGCCGGAGCAGGGCCGCGCCCTCGCCGCCGCCTACGCGGTCGCGAGGTTCAAGGCGGAGGCGATCGCCCGCGCCGCCGGCGTGACGCTCGGCGAGGTGCTGACCGTCTCCGAGGGCGGCGAGGTCCGCCCGTTCCCGGTCATGCGCGACGCGCGCGTGATGGCGATGAAGGCCGAGGCCGCGCCGGTGGCCGCGGGCGAGGTCGAGGTGGCCGCCACGGTGAGCGTCACCTTCGCCATCCGCTGA
- a CDS encoding FKBP-type peptidyl-prolyl cis-trans isomerase, whose protein sequence is MAKPKIEELVKGKGPEAVRGKTVEVHYTGWLLDGKQFDSSVGGSPFSFRLGAGEVIEGWDRGVAGMKVGGKRKLTLPPDLAYGARGAPPEIPPNATLVFEVELLSVY, encoded by the coding sequence ATGGCCAAGCCGAAGATCGAGGAGCTGGTGAAGGGAAAGGGCCCGGAGGCGGTCCGGGGCAAGACGGTCGAGGTCCACTACACGGGCTGGCTCCTCGACGGGAAGCAGTTCGACTCGTCGGTGGGCGGCAGCCCGTTCTCCTTCCGGCTCGGCGCCGGCGAGGTGATCGAGGGCTGGGACCGCGGGGTCGCCGGCATGAAGGTCGGCGGCAAGCGCAAGCTGACGCTGCCGCCCGACCTGGCCTACGGCGCGCGCGGCGCGCCGCCGGAGATCCCGCCCAACGCGACGCTCGTGTTCGAGGTCGAGCTGCTCTCGGTTTACTGA
- a CDS encoding ferritin-like domain-containing protein — MTTPTIDFASLSLQDALDLAIGIEQEAQERYEEFTKLVGGRYAGDASDMFRMMASYEARHRTELAERRAKLFGAAPAHVSRDATEDVEAPDVTAPRVFMSARQAMEVALASEEKAYDFFTAALAQVRDPDVRKLFTELQGEELKHQRLVREKMEKLPPGPDLEEEDADEPGSDAG; from the coding sequence GTGACGACCCCGACCATCGACTTTGCCAGCCTGAGCCTGCAGGACGCGCTCGACCTCGCCATCGGCATCGAGCAGGAGGCGCAGGAGCGGTACGAGGAGTTCACGAAGCTGGTGGGCGGCCGCTACGCCGGCGACGCGTCCGACATGTTCCGCATGATGGCGAGCTACGAGGCCCGGCACCGCACCGAGCTGGCCGAGCGGCGCGCAAAGCTGTTCGGCGCCGCGCCGGCGCACGTCTCCCGGGACGCCACCGAGGACGTCGAGGCGCCGGACGTGACCGCGCCGCGCGTGTTCATGTCGGCGCGCCAGGCGATGGAGGTCGCGCTCGCCTCCGAGGAGAAGGCCTACGACTTCTTCACCGCCGCGCTCGCGCAGGTGCGCGATCCGGACGTGCGCAAGCTCTTCACCGAGCTGCAGGGCGAGGAGCTGAAGCACCAGCGGCTGGTGCGCGAGAAGATGGAGAAGCTGCCGCCCGGACCGGACCTCGAGGAGGAGGACGCGGACGAGCCCGGGTCCGACGCGGGGTAG
- a CDS encoding aldo/keto reductase, protein MPPLTRRDFLRAALAATVIPAVGCGGGAGMGDGRGGGADEVPRRALGGTGETVSIVGLGGFHLAVPPSEQESLRILRTAVDGGITFLDNCWDYHDGESERRMGKGLRDGYRDRVFLMTKVDGRTKEAAARQLDESLRRLETDHVDLLQLHEVIRDDDPGRTFAPGGAAEALLEARRAGKARFLGFTGHKSPDVHLAMLAAAEAHGFRFDTVQLPLNVLDAHFRSFEQRVLPALLERGIAPLGMKPMADARIVQRNIASAEECLRYALSLPVATVITGCDALERVEQALRIARGFRPLAEADVNALLARTAPAAASGADERYKTTDGYDATTHNPSWLG, encoded by the coding sequence ATGCCGCCCCTGACCCGCCGGGACTTCCTCCGCGCCGCGCTCGCCGCGACCGTGATCCCGGCGGTCGGCTGCGGCGGAGGCGCCGGCATGGGCGACGGACGGGGAGGGGGCGCGGACGAGGTCCCGCGCCGTGCGCTGGGCGGCACCGGCGAGACGGTCTCGATCGTCGGGCTGGGCGGCTTCCACCTGGCGGTGCCGCCGTCGGAGCAGGAGAGCCTCCGCATCCTCCGCACCGCGGTGGACGGCGGGATCACGTTCCTCGACAACTGCTGGGACTACCACGACGGCGAGAGCGAGCGGCGCATGGGCAAGGGGCTCCGCGACGGCTACCGCGACCGCGTGTTCCTGATGACGAAGGTGGACGGGCGCACGAAGGAGGCCGCCGCCCGGCAGCTGGACGAGTCGCTGCGCCGCCTCGAGACCGACCATGTGGACCTGCTGCAGCTCCACGAGGTGATCCGCGACGACGACCCGGGCCGGACCTTCGCGCCGGGAGGCGCCGCCGAGGCGCTGCTGGAGGCGCGCCGGGCCGGCAAGGCGCGCTTCCTCGGCTTCACCGGCCACAAGTCGCCGGACGTCCACCTGGCCATGCTGGCGGCCGCCGAGGCCCACGGGTTCCGCTTCGACACCGTGCAGCTGCCGCTCAACGTGCTCGACGCCCACTTCCGCAGCTTCGAGCAGCGCGTGCTGCCGGCGCTGCTGGAGCGGGGCATCGCGCCGCTCGGCATGAAGCCCATGGCCGACGCGCGCATCGTGCAGCGGAACATCGCCTCGGCGGAGGAGTGCTTGCGCTACGCCCTGAGCCTGCCGGTCGCGACCGTGATCACCGGCTGCGACGCGCTGGAGCGGGTGGAGCAGGCGCTGCGGATCGCGCGCGGGTTCCGGCCGCTCGCCGAGGCCGACGTGAACGCGCTGCTCGCCCGCACCGCCCCCGCCGCCGCGAGCGGCGCGGACGAGCGGTACAAGACCACCGACGGCTACGACGCGACCACGCACAACCCGAGCTGGCTCGGGTGA
- a CDS encoding ribonuclease H family protein has translation MSQARFIAFSDGSALVNPGGPGGTGYVVLDRARPAYRFGGTRWVEDGPNAVTNNRMELRAVLEALEGLPGGEAVQVISDSRYVVDALSRWIHGWRRKGWRTASGEPVLNRDLIEALDARARDLSVTYTWVRGHDGHAVNEVVDQLAQAAARGVAGPGEAEVVAALRAEAFLAGGPPAPRSSRA, from the coding sequence ATGTCCCAGGCCCGCTTCATCGCCTTCTCCGACGGCTCGGCGCTCGTGAACCCGGGCGGCCCGGGCGGCACCGGCTACGTGGTGCTCGACCGCGCCCGCCCGGCCTACCGGTTCGGCGGCACGCGCTGGGTCGAGGACGGCCCGAACGCCGTCACCAACAACCGCATGGAGCTGCGGGCGGTGCTGGAGGCGCTGGAGGGGCTCCCGGGCGGCGAGGCGGTCCAGGTCATCTCCGACTCGCGCTACGTGGTGGACGCGCTCTCCCGGTGGATCCACGGCTGGCGCAGGAAGGGCTGGCGCACCGCCAGCGGCGAGCCGGTGCTGAACCGCGATCTCATCGAGGCGCTCGACGCGCGCGCCCGCGACCTGAGCGTCACGTACACCTGGGTGCGCGGGCACGACGGGCACGCCGTGAACGAGGTGGTGGACCAGCTCGCGCAGGCCGCCGCGCGCGGCGTGGCCGGCCCGGGCGAGGCCGAGGTGGTGGCGGCGCTGCGGGCGGAGGCGTTCCTGGCCGGCGGGCCGCCGGCGCCCCGCTCCTCGCGCGCGTAG
- a CDS encoding lysophospholipid acyltransferase family protein, with amino-acid sequence MRRLLATAFTYALAAAVVAVSFPLALVLFVLTAPFDRRRMAVSELLRWLGEVLLRHAPLWPARIEGSLPPPPATFVVVPNHQSLVDAIAVACLPRNMKWLGKVEAFRLPWLGWAFHLAGYVPVKRGDRASGAVALAAMRRWLEAGVPVGLFAEGHRTRDGQLQPFHAGPFRLAVDLGVPIVPVAISGAWRAMPPDRAAIRPATIQVRILPPVPTAGRTPADVDALREEVRGRIAAALAELEAPAAPPGPAAARPSPGSR; translated from the coding sequence ATGCGCCGCCTGCTCGCCACCGCCTTCACCTACGCGCTCGCCGCGGCGGTGGTGGCCGTGTCCTTCCCGCTCGCGCTCGTGCTGTTCGTGCTCACCGCGCCGTTCGACCGCCGGCGCATGGCGGTGAGCGAGCTGCTGCGCTGGCTCGGCGAGGTCCTGCTCCGGCACGCGCCGCTCTGGCCGGCGCGCATCGAGGGGTCGCTGCCGCCGCCGCCCGCCACGTTCGTGGTCGTGCCGAACCACCAGTCGCTGGTGGACGCGATCGCGGTCGCGTGCCTGCCCCGCAACATGAAGTGGCTGGGTAAGGTGGAGGCGTTCCGGCTGCCCTGGCTCGGCTGGGCTTTCCACCTCGCCGGCTACGTGCCGGTGAAGCGCGGCGACCGCGCCAGCGGGGCGGTGGCGCTCGCGGCGATGCGGCGCTGGCTGGAGGCGGGCGTGCCGGTGGGCCTGTTCGCGGAGGGGCATCGCACGCGCGACGGCCAGCTCCAGCCGTTCCACGCCGGGCCGTTCCGCCTGGCGGTGGACCTGGGCGTGCCCATCGTGCCGGTGGCGATCTCCGGCGCGTGGCGCGCCATGCCGCCCGACCGCGCCGCCATCCGGCCCGCCACCATCCAGGTGCGGATCCTCCCGCCGGTGCCGACCGCCGGCCGGACGCCCGCCGACGTGGACGCGCTGCGCGAGGAGGTGCGCGGCCGGATCGCGGCGGCGCTGGCGGAGCTGGAGGCCCCCGCCGCGCCGCCCGGTCCCGCGGCGGCTAGGCCTTCTCCAGGATCGCGGTGA
- the pepD gene encoding beta-Ala-His dipeptidase, protein MSADLGTLEPRALWSYFLDLSRIPRSSKNEAAAAAWVEGEARRLGCEVERDAIGNVLVRKAASPGREGRPALALQGHLDMVCEKNEGTPHDFEKDPIQVWRDGEVLRARGTTLGADNGVGVAAALAVLAARDLAHPAIEALFTVDEETGLTGANNLKPGWLRAPRLLNLDSEEEGELTIGCAGGVDTVASRALATEPAPAGRTALRLRVMGLKGGHSGVDIAAGRGSAVRLLGQVLEALAARHDLRVAALKGGNKRNAIPREASAVVLVEPAREAALRADAAALERDWKAALGAFDPGLAIALEPGAAARVIAAADARAVIGLLVAGPHGVEAMSPDIPGLVQTSTNLAIVDADAATARAEVCFLTRSAIDASKRALAARIAAIAALAGFEARHSGGYPGWKPEPGSGMVKLVNGVHEELFGKPMLVKAIHAGLECGLIGEKYPGMEMASIGPSMWDAHTPDERVSIASVAAFWRLLTAILEKA, encoded by the coding sequence ATGTCCGCCGATCTCGGAACCCTCGAGCCCAGGGCCCTCTGGAGCTACTTCCTCGACCTCTCGCGCATCCCGCGCAGCTCGAAGAACGAGGCGGCGGCCGCCGCCTGGGTCGAGGGGGAGGCGAGGCGGCTCGGCTGCGAGGTGGAGCGCGACGCGATCGGCAACGTGCTGGTGCGCAAGGCCGCCTCGCCCGGCCGCGAGGGCCGGCCCGCCCTGGCGCTGCAGGGCCACCTCGACATGGTGTGCGAGAAGAACGAGGGCACGCCGCACGACTTCGAGAAGGATCCGATCCAGGTGTGGCGCGACGGCGAGGTGCTGCGCGCGCGCGGCACCACGCTCGGCGCCGACAACGGCGTGGGCGTGGCGGCCGCGCTGGCGGTGCTCGCCGCGCGCGACCTCGCCCACCCGGCCATCGAGGCGCTGTTCACGGTGGACGAGGAGACCGGGCTCACCGGCGCGAACAACCTGAAGCCCGGCTGGCTGCGCGCGCCGCGCTTGCTCAACCTCGACAGCGAGGAGGAGGGCGAGCTGACCATCGGCTGCGCCGGCGGCGTGGACACCGTCGCCTCGCGCGCGCTCGCCACCGAGCCGGCGCCGGCCGGCCGGACCGCGCTGCGGCTGCGGGTGATGGGCCTGAAGGGCGGCCACTCCGGCGTGGACATCGCGGCCGGCCGCGGGAGCGCGGTCCGGCTGCTGGGCCAGGTGCTCGAGGCGCTCGCCGCGCGGCACGACCTGCGGGTCGCGGCGCTGAAGGGCGGCAACAAGCGGAACGCCATCCCGCGCGAGGCCTCGGCGGTGGTGCTGGTCGAGCCGGCCCGCGAGGCGGCGCTCCGCGCGGACGCGGCGGCGCTGGAGCGCGACTGGAAGGCGGCGCTGGGCGCGTTCGACCCCGGCCTCGCGATCGCGCTCGAGCCCGGCGCGGCGGCGCGGGTGATCGCCGCCGCCGACGCGCGCGCGGTGATCGGGCTGCTGGTGGCCGGGCCGCACGGCGTGGAGGCGATGAGCCCGGACATCCCGGGGCTGGTGCAGACCTCCACCAACCTCGCGATCGTGGACGCGGACGCGGCCACGGCGCGCGCCGAGGTCTGCTTCCTGACCCGCAGCGCCATCGACGCGTCCAAGCGCGCGCTCGCGGCCCGCATCGCCGCCATCGCGGCGCTGGCCGGGTTCGAGGCGCGGCACTCCGGCGGCTACCCGGGCTGGAAGCCGGAGCCGGGGTCCGGGATGGTGAAGCTGGTGAACGGCGTCCACGAGGAGCTGTTCGGGAAGCCGATGCTGGTGAAGGCCATCCACGCCGGCCTGGAGTGCGGCCTCATCGGCGAGAAGTACCCGGGCATGGAGATGGCCTCCATCGGCCCCAGCATGTGGGACGCGCACACGCCCGACGAGCGCGTCTCGATCGCGTCGGTGGCGGCGTTCTGGCGCCTGCTCACCGCGATCCTGGAGAAGGCCTAG